One part of the Mycolicibacterium aromaticivorans JS19b1 = JCM 16368 genome encodes these proteins:
- the kdpA gene encoding potassium-transporting ATPase subunit KdpA, giving the protein MTTTSAGIVFLGLLILALAAVHVPLGDYMYRVYAAENHNHVERGIYRLIGADPKAEQTWGAYARSVLAFSAVSILFLFVFQLVQGTLPLHLNNPGTPMTPALAWNTAVSFVTNTNWQAYSGESTQGHLVQMAGLAVQNFASAAVGMAVAVALVRGFARRNTTELGNFWVDLVRGALRILLPISVLAAIILIAGGAIQNFHLHDQVVNTLAGAQQTITGGPVASQEAIKELGTNGGGFYNANSAHPFENPTTWTNWVEIFLLLVISFSLPRTFGRMVDSRKQGYAIAAVMGVLALISVTLMLQFQLQGHGTVPTAVGSAMEGVEQRFGIADSAVFADATTLTSTGAVDSFHDSYTSLGGMMTMFNMQLGEVAPGGTGSGLYGMLILAVITVFVAGLMVGRTPEYLGKKITPREIKLAASYFLVTPLIVLTGTAIAMAMPGQRAGMLNTGPHGLSEVLYAFTSAANNNGSAFAGISVNTEWYNTALGLAMVFGRFLPIILVLALAGALAKQGHTPESIGTLPTHRPQFVGMVAGVTLILVALTFLPMLALGPLAEGIH; this is encoded by the coding sequence GTGACCACCACATCGGCGGGGATCGTGTTTCTCGGACTGCTGATCCTCGCGCTGGCCGCCGTGCATGTGCCGCTGGGCGATTACATGTACCGGGTCTACGCGGCGGAGAACCATAACCACGTCGAGCGCGGCATCTATCGCCTCATCGGCGCCGACCCGAAAGCCGAGCAGACCTGGGGCGCGTACGCGCGCAGTGTGCTGGCGTTCTCGGCGGTCAGCATCCTGTTCCTCTTCGTCTTCCAGTTGGTGCAGGGCACACTGCCGCTCCACCTCAACAACCCCGGCACCCCGATGACGCCCGCGCTGGCGTGGAACACCGCGGTCAGCTTCGTCACCAACACCAACTGGCAGGCGTACTCGGGTGAATCCACCCAGGGCCACCTCGTTCAGATGGCCGGCCTTGCGGTGCAGAACTTCGCCTCCGCCGCGGTCGGCATGGCCGTCGCGGTCGCGCTGGTACGGGGGTTCGCCCGCCGCAACACCACCGAACTGGGCAACTTCTGGGTGGACCTGGTTCGTGGCGCACTGCGGATCCTGCTGCCGATCTCGGTTCTGGCCGCGATCATCCTGATCGCCGGCGGCGCGATCCAGAACTTCCACCTGCACGACCAGGTGGTCAACACCCTGGCCGGTGCGCAGCAGACCATCACCGGCGGCCCCGTGGCCAGCCAGGAGGCCATCAAAGAGCTGGGCACCAACGGCGGCGGCTTCTACAACGCCAACTCGGCACATCCGTTCGAGAACCCCACCACATGGACCAACTGGGTGGAGATCTTTCTGCTGCTGGTGATCAGCTTCTCGCTGCCGCGCACGTTCGGACGCATGGTCGACAGCCGTAAGCAGGGATACGCGATCGCCGCGGTGATGGGTGTGCTCGCGCTCATCAGCGTCACGCTGATGCTTCAATTCCAGTTGCAGGGCCACGGCACCGTCCCCACCGCGGTCGGATCGGCGATGGAAGGAGTGGAGCAACGGTTCGGGATAGCCGACTCGGCGGTCTTCGCCGACGCCACCACGCTGACCTCGACCGGCGCTGTGGACTCGTTCCACGACTCCTACACCAGCCTCGGCGGCATGATGACGATGTTCAACATGCAGCTCGGCGAGGTCGCACCCGGCGGAACAGGATCTGGCCTCTACGGCATGCTGATCCTGGCCGTCATCACAGTCTTCGTCGCCGGCCTGATGGTCGGACGCACGCCGGAGTACCTGGGCAAGAAGATCACTCCCCGCGAAATCAAGCTGGCCGCAAGCTATTTCCTCGTCACGCCGCTGATCGTGCTGACCGGTACCGCCATCGCGATGGCCATGCCCGGCCAGCGAGCGGGCATGCTCAACACCGGACCGCACGGATTATCAGAAGTGTTGTACGCCTTCACTTCCGCGGCCAACAACAACGGCTCGGCGTTCGCCGGCATCAGCGTCAACACCGAGTGGTACAACACTGCGCTGGGCTTGGCGATGGTGTTCGGCCGTTTCCTGCCGATCATCCTGGTGCTCGCACTCGCCGGGGCGTTGGCCAAACAGGGCCACACCCCCGAATCGATCGGCACCCTGCCAACGCACCGGCCCCAGTTCGTCGGCATGGTGGCCGGCGTGACGCTCATCCTGGTGGCCTTGACCTTCCTGCCCATGCTCGCGCTCGGGCCCCTTGCCGAAGGAATTCACTGA
- a CDS encoding response regulator, with the protein MSKIKVLVIDDEPQILRALRINLSVRGYEVITAATGAAALKAAAEQRPDVIVLDLGLPDMDGIEVLGGLRGWLTAPVIVLSARTDSTEKVDALDAGADDYVTKPFGMDEFLARLRAAVRRGAAASETDEPVIETDSFTVDLAAKKVIKNGAEIHLTPTEWGMLEMLVRNRGKLVGREELLKEVWGQAYAKETHYLRVYLAQLRRKLEDDPSHPRHLLTEAGMGYRFEQ; encoded by the coding sequence GTGAGCAAGATCAAGGTGCTGGTGATCGACGACGAGCCGCAGATCCTGCGGGCGTTGCGGATCAATCTGAGCGTGCGCGGCTACGAGGTGATCACCGCCGCCACCGGCGCGGCGGCACTGAAGGCTGCCGCCGAGCAGCGGCCCGATGTGATCGTGCTCGACCTCGGGCTGCCCGATATGGACGGCATCGAGGTGCTCGGCGGCCTACGCGGCTGGCTCACCGCACCGGTCATCGTGCTGTCGGCCCGCACCGACTCCACGGAAAAGGTGGACGCGCTCGACGCCGGCGCCGACGACTACGTGACCAAGCCGTTCGGGATGGACGAGTTCCTGGCCCGGCTGCGCGCGGCGGTGCGCCGGGGCGCGGCGGCGTCCGAGACCGACGAGCCGGTGATCGAAACCGATTCGTTCACAGTCGATCTGGCCGCCAAGAAGGTGATCAAGAACGGCGCCGAGATTCACCTGACCCCCACCGAGTGGGGCATGCTCGAGATGCTGGTGCGCAACCGCGGCAAGCTGGTGGGCCGTGAGGAACTGCTCAAAGAGGTATGGGGCCAGGCGTACGCGAAGGAGACCCATTATCTGCGGGTGTACCTGGCGCAGCTGCGCCGCAAGCTAGAGGACGACCCGTCACATCCGCGGCACCTGCTGACCGAAGCGGGAATGGGCTACCGGTTCGAGCAGTGA
- the kdpB gene encoding potassium-transporting ATPase subunit KdpB — translation MTVTSVERRPETGAKKKQVQGGLLDPRMLMTSLPDALRKLDPRTLWRNPVMLIVEIGAVWSTVLAIVDPNWFGWLIVFWLWLTVVFANLAEAVAEGRGKAQAESLRKTKADTMARRLVGWEPGQPGREEEIAAPLLRQGDTVVVEAGQVIPGDGDVIEGIASVDESAITGESAPVIRESGGDRSAVTGGTTVLSDRIVVRITQKPGESFIDRMIALVEGANRQKTPNEIALNILLAALTMIFIFAVATLQPLAIFSKANNPGVPDSLSLTADGVSGIVMVSLLVCLIPTTIGALLSAIGIAGMDRLVQRNVLAMSGRAVEAAGDVNTLLLDKTGTITLGNRQASDFVPLEGVSPEQLADAAQLSSLADETPEGRSIVVFAKSNFGLRARTPGELVNAHWVEFSAATRMSGVDLENGHLLRKGAASTVAQWVRDQGGSVPAQLGDIVDGISAAGGTPLVVGQVVDKRAEVLGVIHLKDVVKQGMRERFDEMRKMGIRTVMITGDNPLTAKAIADEAGVDDFLAEATPEDKLALIKQEQAGGKLVAMTGDGTNDAPALAQADVGVAMNTGTSAAKEAGNMVDLDSDPTKLIEIVEIGKQLLITRGALTTFSIANDIAKYFAIIPAMFVALFPGLDLLNIMRLHSPQSAILSAVIFNALVIIALIPLSLRGVQYTPSSASKLLSRNLYIYGLGGIIAPFIGIKLIDLVVQFLPGM, via the coding sequence ATGACTGTTACCTCAGTAGAGCGCCGTCCCGAAACGGGCGCCAAGAAGAAACAGGTGCAGGGCGGCCTTCTGGACCCCAGAATGCTCATGACCTCGCTGCCCGACGCATTACGCAAGCTCGACCCGCGCACGCTGTGGCGGAATCCGGTCATGCTGATCGTCGAGATCGGCGCGGTCTGGAGCACCGTCCTCGCGATCGTCGACCCGAACTGGTTCGGCTGGCTGATCGTCTTTTGGCTGTGGCTGACCGTGGTGTTCGCGAACCTGGCCGAGGCGGTGGCTGAGGGGCGTGGTAAGGCACAGGCCGAGTCGCTGCGAAAGACCAAGGCCGACACCATGGCTCGCCGACTCGTCGGATGGGAGCCGGGTCAGCCCGGGCGTGAAGAGGAAATCGCCGCGCCGTTGCTTCGACAGGGCGACACCGTCGTCGTCGAGGCCGGACAGGTGATACCCGGCGACGGCGATGTGATCGAAGGCATTGCCTCGGTGGACGAGTCGGCCATCACCGGCGAATCAGCCCCGGTCATCCGCGAGTCCGGCGGCGACCGCTCGGCGGTCACCGGCGGAACCACAGTCCTGAGCGATCGCATCGTGGTCCGCATCACCCAGAAGCCGGGAGAAAGCTTCATCGACCGGATGATCGCCCTCGTCGAGGGCGCCAATCGGCAGAAGACACCCAACGAGATCGCGCTGAACATCCTGCTCGCCGCACTCACGATGATCTTCATTTTCGCGGTGGCGACCTTGCAGCCGTTGGCGATCTTCTCCAAGGCCAACAATCCCGGTGTGCCGGACTCGCTGTCACTGACCGCAGACGGCGTTTCCGGCATCGTCATGGTCTCACTGCTGGTGTGCCTGATCCCGACGACCATCGGCGCGCTGCTGTCGGCAATCGGTATCGCGGGCATGGACCGGCTGGTGCAGCGCAACGTCCTGGCCATGTCCGGCCGCGCGGTCGAAGCCGCAGGCGACGTCAACACCCTGCTGCTGGACAAGACCGGCACGATCACGCTGGGTAACCGCCAGGCATCGGACTTCGTTCCGCTGGAAGGTGTTTCACCGGAGCAGCTCGCCGACGCGGCGCAGTTGTCCAGCCTGGCCGACGAAACCCCCGAAGGCCGCTCCATCGTGGTGTTCGCCAAGTCGAACTTCGGCCTGCGGGCCCGCACCCCGGGCGAGCTCGTCAACGCGCACTGGGTCGAATTCTCGGCCGCCACAAGGATGTCCGGTGTCGACCTGGAGAACGGGCACCTGCTGCGCAAGGGCGCGGCCAGCACCGTCGCGCAGTGGGTACGCGACCAGGGCGGTTCCGTACCCGCGCAGCTCGGCGACATCGTCGACGGCATCTCCGCTGCCGGTGGTACGCCGTTGGTCGTCGGACAGGTGGTCGACAAACGAGCGGAGGTCCTGGGCGTCATCCATCTCAAGGATGTCGTCAAGCAGGGTATGCGAGAGCGCTTCGACGAGATGCGCAAGATGGGCATCCGCACGGTGATGATCACCGGCGACAATCCGTTGACCGCCAAGGCGATCGCCGACGAAGCCGGGGTGGACGACTTCCTTGCCGAGGCCACCCCGGAGGACAAGCTCGCGCTGATCAAGCAAGAGCAGGCGGGCGGCAAGCTCGTCGCGATGACCGGCGACGGCACCAATGACGCGCCCGCGCTCGCGCAGGCAGACGTAGGGGTGGCGATGAACACCGGCACCTCGGCGGCCAAAGAGGCCGGCAACATGGTCGATTTGGACTCCGACCCGACGAAGCTCATCGAGATCGTCGAGATCGGCAAGCAGCTGTTGATCACCCGTGGCGCTCTGACCACCTTCTCGATCGCCAACGACATCGCCAAGTACTTCGCGATCATCCCGGCGATGTTCGTCGCGTTGTTCCCCGGCCTGGACCTGCTCAACATCATGCGGCTGCACAGCCCGCAATCGGCCATCCTCTCCGCGGTCATCTTCAACGCGCTCGTCATCATCGCGCTGATTCCGTTGTCGCTGCGGGGCGTTCAATACACCCCGAGCAGCGCCTCGAAGCTACTGAGCCGAAACCTCTATATCTACGGCCTCGGCGGGATCATCGCCCCCTTCATCGGGATCAAACTGATCGACCTCGTCGTCCAATTCTTGCCAGGGATGTGA
- a CDS encoding sensor histidine kinase, whose amino-acid sequence MRIYLGAAPGVGKTFAMLGEAHRRLERGTDLVAAVVETHGRKKTADLLSGIEVIAPRYIDYRGTSFPELDVPAVLARKPQVVLVDELAHTNTPGSKNPKRWQDVEELLEAGIAVISTVNVQHLESLNDVVAQITGIEQQETVPDEIVRSAAQIELVDITPEALRRRLSHGNVYAPEKVDAALSNYFRRGNLTALRELALLWLADQVDAALAKYRADNKITATWEARERVVVAVTGGAESETLVRRASRIASKASAELMVVHVARGDGLSGVSAPQMGKVRELAASVGATVHTVVGDDVGKALLDFAREMNATQLVIGTSRRSRWARVFDEGIGAAIVQDSGKIDVHMVTHEEAKRGFSVRAASPRERRVISWLAAVIVPSVICALTALFLDKYLTIGGESALFVVGVLIVALLGGVAPAVLSAMLSGLLLNYFLTEPRYTFTIAEPDAAITELVLLMLAVAVAVLVDRAASRQREARHASQEAELLTLFAGSVLRGADLATLLERVRETYSQRAVSILRVRGEDEQIVACVGKDPCVTVDSADTAIEVGDDEFWMLMSGRSLPARDRRVLTAVAKQAAGLVRQRELTEEASKAEAIEKADELRRSLLSAVSHDLRTPLAGAKAAVSSLRSDDIGFSEEDTAELLATVEESVDQLTALVDNLLDSSRLAAGVVRPELKRVYLEEVVQRALLSIGRGSTGFGARGLDRVKVDVGDAVALADAGLLERVLANLVDNALRYAPESTVRINAGRVGDRMLINIVDEGPGVPRGTEEQLFEPFQRLGDRNNKYGVGLGLSVARGFVEAMGGTISATDTPGGGLTVIVDLAAPPGGRL is encoded by the coding sequence TTGCGCATCTACCTCGGCGCCGCGCCGGGCGTGGGCAAGACGTTCGCGATGCTCGGCGAGGCGCATCGCCGTCTGGAGCGCGGCACAGATCTGGTGGCCGCCGTGGTCGAGACGCACGGCCGGAAGAAGACGGCTGACCTGCTCAGTGGCATCGAGGTCATCGCCCCCCGCTACATCGACTATCGGGGCACCAGCTTCCCTGAACTCGACGTGCCTGCCGTGCTGGCCCGCAAGCCGCAGGTCGTGCTCGTCGACGAACTGGCCCACACCAACACACCCGGCAGCAAGAACCCCAAACGCTGGCAGGACGTCGAAGAGCTGCTCGAGGCCGGCATCGCGGTGATCTCGACGGTCAATGTCCAACACCTGGAGAGCCTCAACGACGTTGTCGCACAGATCACCGGCATCGAGCAGCAGGAGACGGTGCCCGACGAGATAGTCCGCAGCGCCGCACAGATCGAATTGGTCGACATCACTCCAGAGGCGCTGCGGCGCAGGCTTTCTCATGGCAATGTCTATGCCCCGGAGAAGGTCGACGCGGCGCTGTCGAATTACTTCCGCCGGGGGAATCTGACCGCGCTTCGAGAGCTTGCGCTGCTCTGGCTGGCCGACCAGGTGGACGCCGCACTGGCCAAGTATCGCGCCGACAACAAGATCACCGCGACCTGGGAAGCCCGTGAACGCGTCGTCGTCGCCGTCACCGGTGGCGCGGAGTCGGAAACGTTGGTGCGCCGGGCATCTCGGATCGCATCGAAGGCCAGCGCCGAACTGATGGTCGTGCACGTGGCGCGCGGTGACGGGCTGTCCGGGGTGTCGGCGCCGCAGATGGGGAAAGTCCGGGAGCTGGCCGCCAGCGTGGGCGCCACCGTCCACACCGTCGTCGGCGACGACGTGGGCAAGGCTCTGTTGGACTTCGCCCGCGAGATGAACGCCACCCAGCTGGTGATCGGCACATCACGACGGTCCCGGTGGGCCCGTGTGTTCGACGAAGGCATCGGCGCGGCGATCGTCCAGGACTCCGGCAAGATCGACGTGCACATGGTGACCCATGAGGAGGCCAAGCGGGGCTTCTCGGTGCGGGCGGCGTCGCCGCGCGAACGCCGGGTGATCTCCTGGCTGGCCGCCGTCATCGTGCCGTCGGTCATCTGCGCGCTGACCGCACTGTTCCTCGACAAGTACCTGACCATCGGCGGCGAGAGCGCGCTGTTCGTGGTCGGCGTGCTGATCGTCGCCCTGCTCGGCGGGGTGGCGCCAGCGGTGCTCTCGGCCATGCTGTCCGGTCTGCTGCTCAACTACTTCCTGACCGAACCGCGATACACGTTCACGATCGCCGAACCCGACGCCGCGATCACCGAACTCGTGCTGTTGATGCTGGCGGTCGCCGTTGCCGTCCTGGTCGACCGTGCGGCCAGCCGCCAACGTGAGGCCAGGCACGCCTCCCAGGAGGCCGAGCTGCTGACCCTGTTCGCCGGCTCGGTGCTGCGCGGCGCGGACCTGGCGACGCTGCTCGAACGGGTGAGGGAAACCTACTCGCAGCGGGCAGTGAGCATCTTGCGGGTTCGCGGTGAAGACGAACAGATCGTCGCGTGTGTCGGCAAGGACCCCTGCGTGACAGTCGATTCCGCCGACACCGCGATCGAGGTCGGGGACGACGAGTTCTGGATGCTGATGTCCGGGCGCAGCCTGCCCGCCCGCGACCGACGGGTACTGACCGCCGTCGCCAAGCAGGCCGCCGGGCTGGTCCGCCAGCGCGAACTCACCGAGGAAGCCAGCAAGGCCGAGGCGATCGAGAAGGCCGACGAACTGCGCCGCTCGCTGCTGTCGGCGGTCAGCCACGACCTGCGCACCCCGCTGGCCGGGGCCAAGGCCGCGGTGTCGAGCCTGCGCTCCGACGACATCGGCTTCTCCGAGGAGGACACCGCGGAACTGCTTGCCACCGTCGAGGAGTCGGTGGACCAGCTGACCGCACTGGTGGACAACCTGCTCGATTCGTCCCGGCTGGCCGCCGGGGTGGTGCGTCCCGAACTCAAGCGGGTGTATCTCGAAGAAGTGGTACAGCGCGCGCTTCTGAGCATCGGCCGAGGCTCGACAGGGTTCGGCGCCAGAGGCCTTGACCGGGTGAAGGTCGATGTCGGAGACGCGGTGGCGCTGGCCGATGCCGGACTATTGGAGCGTGTGCTGGCGAACCTGGTCGACAACGCGCTGCGGTACGCCCCCGAATCCACCGTGCGGATCAACGCCGGCCGAGTCGGGGACCGCATGCTGATCAACATCGTCGACGAGGGCCCCGGCGTGCCCCGCGGCACCGAGGAGCAGCTGTTCGAACCGTTCCAGCGCCTCGGCGATCGGAACAACAAATACGGTGTCGGACTGGGCCTTTCGGTTGCCCGCGGATTCGTCGAGGCGATGGGCGGAACGATATCGGCCACCGATACCCCGGGCGGTGGCCTTACCGTGATCGTCGACCTGGCCGCACCGCCGGGAGGGCGGCTGTGA
- a CDS encoding potassium-transporting ATPase subunit C produces MNFSSLVRQHWAALRALLVLTVIVGVGYPVFIWLVAQIPGLKDKADGSIIEVNGKLLGSSLIGQSFTDDRGNPLPQYFQSRPSAAGNGYDPLATGASNLGPESIVDTLGDPAAPADTNGYKASLLSLVCSRSKAIGDIDGVDGKRPFCTGDGVGAVLSVIGPRDARGNVAAPTKVVSVNEPCQTTKTPFLATYEGVRVECAKFGDDYSAGQIVPIKGAVGEPAVPADAVTASGSGLDPNISPAYADLQIARVAKARGASADQIRDLVADHTDGRTLGVFGEPRVNVLELNIALDEKFGVKS; encoded by the coding sequence ATGAACTTCTCCAGTCTCGTTCGTCAACACTGGGCAGCGCTGCGGGCGCTGCTGGTGCTCACCGTCATCGTCGGAGTCGGCTATCCGGTGTTCATCTGGCTGGTGGCTCAGATTCCCGGGCTCAAGGACAAGGCCGACGGTTCGATCATCGAGGTGAACGGAAAGCTGTTGGGCTCCAGCCTGATCGGCCAGTCCTTCACTGACGACAGGGGCAACCCGCTGCCGCAGTACTTCCAGAGCCGCCCGTCGGCGGCCGGCAACGGATACGACCCGCTGGCCACCGGCGCGTCGAACCTGGGCCCGGAGAGCATCGTGGACACCCTTGGTGATCCCGCTGCCCCCGCGGATACCAACGGCTACAAGGCCAGCCTGCTATCCCTGGTCTGCTCGCGCAGCAAGGCGATCGGCGATATCGACGGCGTCGACGGCAAGCGCCCATTCTGCACCGGCGACGGTGTGGGTGCGGTGCTGTCCGTGATCGGTCCGCGGGATGCTCGCGGCAACGTCGCGGCCCCCACCAAGGTCGTCAGCGTCAACGAGCCGTGCCAGACCACCAAGACCCCGTTCCTCGCAACATACGAGGGTGTGCGGGTGGAATGCGCCAAATTCGGCGACGACTACTCGGCAGGCCAGATCGTCCCGATCAAGGGCGCGGTTGGTGAGCCGGCGGTACCCGCGGACGCGGTGACCGCCAGCGGCAGCGGACTCGACCCGAACATCTCCCCCGCCTACGCCGACCTGCAGATCGCGCGGGTCGCCAAGGCCCGCGGTGCCAGCGCCGATCAGATTCGGGATCTTGTCGCCGACCACACCGACGGCCGCACGCTGGGCGTCTTCGGTGAACCGCGGGTCAACGTCCTCGAACTCAACATCGCGCTGGACGAGAAGTTCGGTGTGAAGAGCTGA
- a CDS encoding APC family permease, with protein MKRLVLGRPFRSDSLGHTLLSKRIALPVFASDPLSSVAYATQEILLILTLGGLAYIHLTPYVGAAVVVLLAVVVLSYRQVVRAYPSGGGSYEVVSKNLGPLAGLVVAAALLVDYVMTVAVSVAAGVDNIISAFPDLNAYRVGINIGFVILLTAMNLRGVRESGRAFAIPTYAFIVGVYLMVGLGLLRALLGHPPVAESAGYGIRAEQVGLTTVALILLVLRAFSSGCTALTGVEAISNGVPAFRKPKALNAARTMAAMGLLAVTMFAGVTVLALIAKTRVVENTCDLVGFHGDCTTEPQRTVIAQLAAAVFGNNSVMFFYIQAATALILVLAANTAYNGFPLLASILAQDRYLPRQLQNRGDRLAYSNGIILLAVVAGGLIYAFDGSVTRLIQLYIMGVFTSFTLCQAGMVRHWNSELRHATTPALRRKINSGRAVNAFGALLTGLVLVVVMITKFTHGAYLVVIAIPVLCALMHAIHRHYASVRDELRLAPDDEATLPSRVHAVVLVSGWNKATQRAILYARATRPHTLTALTVNINDDDTRALHREWEALDIDVPLKVVESPYREITRPVLQYVKRARQRPRDVVCVYIPETVVGRWWENLLHNQSSLRLKARLLFEPDVMVTSVPYQLHTAARRDVTKAEHSPGDVRSGVDRSVRYDRNLD; from the coding sequence ATGAAGCGCTTGGTACTGGGTCGGCCGTTTCGCAGCGACAGCCTCGGTCACACCCTGCTGTCCAAGCGAATCGCGTTACCCGTCTTCGCCAGCGACCCGTTGTCGTCGGTCGCCTACGCGACCCAGGAAATCCTGCTCATCCTGACCCTCGGGGGCCTCGCCTACATCCACCTGACGCCCTACGTGGGTGCCGCCGTAGTGGTCCTTCTGGCCGTAGTTGTGCTCTCCTACCGCCAGGTCGTTCGGGCCTACCCCAGTGGAGGTGGGTCCTACGAAGTGGTGTCCAAGAATCTCGGTCCGCTGGCCGGGCTGGTGGTGGCCGCCGCGCTCTTGGTGGACTACGTGATGACCGTTGCGGTCTCAGTGGCCGCGGGCGTGGACAACATCATCTCAGCCTTCCCGGATCTCAACGCCTACCGAGTAGGCATCAACATCGGATTTGTCATCCTGCTGACCGCGATGAACCTTCGCGGCGTACGAGAATCCGGTCGAGCCTTCGCCATTCCGACCTATGCCTTCATCGTGGGCGTCTACCTGATGGTCGGGCTCGGTCTGCTACGCGCCCTGCTGGGACATCCGCCGGTGGCCGAGAGCGCCGGCTACGGAATACGGGCAGAGCAAGTCGGACTGACCACTGTTGCGCTCATCTTGCTTGTGCTCCGCGCCTTCTCCTCGGGCTGCACCGCGCTGACCGGCGTCGAGGCCATCTCCAACGGGGTTCCAGCGTTCCGTAAACCCAAGGCGCTCAACGCAGCCCGGACCATGGCCGCAATGGGGTTGCTGGCTGTCACCATGTTCGCCGGTGTCACCGTGCTGGCGCTGATCGCCAAGACTCGAGTAGTGGAGAACACCTGCGACCTCGTCGGCTTCCACGGCGACTGCACAACCGAACCGCAACGCACCGTCATCGCGCAACTTGCGGCCGCCGTGTTCGGCAACAACAGCGTCATGTTCTTTTACATCCAGGCCGCCACAGCACTGATCCTGGTACTCGCGGCCAACACCGCCTACAACGGATTTCCCCTGCTGGCATCGATTCTCGCCCAGGATCGCTATCTGCCCCGGCAACTTCAGAATCGGGGTGACCGACTGGCCTACTCCAACGGCATCATCCTGCTCGCCGTCGTCGCAGGCGGACTGATCTACGCCTTCGACGGGTCGGTCACCCGGCTGATCCAGCTGTACATCATGGGTGTCTTCACGTCGTTCACGCTCTGCCAGGCAGGCATGGTGCGGCACTGGAATTCAGAGCTGAGGCATGCGACCACACCGGCTCTACGCCGAAAGATAAACAGCGGCAGAGCAGTCAATGCGTTCGGGGCACTCCTGACCGGCTTGGTGCTCGTGGTGGTCATGATTACGAAGTTCACCCACGGTGCCTATCTCGTGGTCATCGCGATCCCCGTGCTATGTGCGCTGATGCACGCCATCCACCGCCACTACGCCTCGGTTCGCGACGAATTGCGGCTCGCTCCCGACGATGAAGCGACCCTCCCGAGCCGGGTACACGCAGTCGTGCTGGTCTCGGGGTGGAACAAAGCCACTCAGCGCGCGATCCTGTATGCGCGCGCGACCAGGCCCCACACGTTGACCGCCCTGACCGTGAACATCAACGACGACGACACCCGGGCGCTGCACCGCGAATGGGAAGCCTTGGACATCGACGTACCCCTGAAGGTGGTGGAGTCGCCGTACCGCGAGATAACCCGGCCGGTCTTGCAATACGTGAAGCGCGCGCGACAGCGGCCTCGCGATGTGGTGTGCGTGTACATACCGGAAACCGTGGTGGGGCGATGGTGGGAAAACCTGTTGCACAACCAAAGCTCACTGCGACTCAAAGCACGCCTGCTGTTCGAACCCGACGTGATGGTGACCAGCGTTCCATACCAACTCCACACCGCCGCGCGCCGCGACGTCACCAAGGCCGAACACAGCCCCGGCGACGTCCGCAGCGGCGTTGACCGATCGGTGCGCTACGACAGAAACCTCGACTGA